The proteins below are encoded in one region of Candidatus Desulfatibia profunda:
- a CDS encoding DUF45 domain-containing protein, whose translation MSPLPHEKTYVEIPFIEQLKQMGWAHIEGDIDVPYLTERESFRDVLLTGRLRAALKTINIDAAGKPWLDDDRIDQVVGRLERISAPKLMEANREVFDLIVGGVEVGGDAGALHDRDRTAAVIDFENPARNDFLAVSQFRVEVPGGKHFIVPDIVLFVNGIPMVVVECKSPKLTNPMEEGINQLLRYSNLRSEVEEDEGCERLFYHNQFMISTFKQKARAATVGAGYEQYMEWKDTSPVPMSKVAGSLDKHLREDSSNVVFTMVQKYQEKAPDTDDYEIPKPHMLKAAAPSGKKPGKHKLPAKPILFPVWNSSEKILVLVDEAHRSHTSMLHANMIQALPNCAKIGFTGTPIIAGRSKKRTHEIFGDYIDQYTIEQSQKDGATVKILYEGRKAEAAVEDGRTLDQFFDDMFRSRTEEEREAIRRRYGTVVHILEAKDLIQVKAEDMLLHYAANIMPNGLKAQVVAVSRRAAIRYYEAFKKAQKKLLRRLDLLDPQLFNLSLDAQKDLDEETRFLIVARKNKDTLKKLEFAAIISGDHNDPPSYKAHTDRAKHEILVGKDGRFKKPLAQDKLALIIVKSMLLVGFDVPVEQVMYLDRFMHGHELLQAIARVNRRYPGKTRGLVVDYYGVGDRLTEALEMYSSVDIQGALVNIKDELPKLDDRHRRVIELFRSRGIDDIADIDACVDELRDVKLRAEFIGKFAEFIESMDIILPRPEALPYIYDMKLLGFINKTAANRYRDSQLNIAGVGNKVKQLIDEHVIAQGVDPKIPPISILDKNFEKQVGAVKSKKSQALEMEHAVKYYIEKHHQEDPAFYKKLSERLKAILDAFCDNWDTLAEELRKFIREARKGREEDQTGLDPKTQAPFLGILIEEYDKKPDEQTMKSFCEAVVDMVDHIRQEIRVVDFWRSRHAQDMLRLWIINEVDDLNLIPFENQEKLADRFMELAKALRLWQGYFELLESEKSKGREHFVFWYRKQLQRQLKGRIPRYDKRIGVAVKGFRILDLGHRWASCGRNGVISFNWRSIMAPIWVFDYILVHEMVHKIERRHSKKFWSLVSRVIPDYEEHARWLNENGANLDL comes from the coding sequence ATGTCACCGCTGCCCCATGAAAAGACCTACGTGGAAATCCCTTTTATCGAGCAATTAAAGCAGATGGGCTGGGCTCACATCGAGGGGGATATCGACGTGCCGTATCTGACGGAACGGGAGAGTTTTCGCGATGTCCTGCTCACCGGAAGACTGCGGGCCGCGCTGAAAACGATCAACATTGATGCTGCGGGCAAACCGTGGTTGGATGACGACCGCATCGATCAGGTGGTCGGCCGGCTGGAACGCATCAGTGCGCCTAAATTGATGGAAGCCAACCGGGAGGTCTTTGATCTGATCGTAGGCGGTGTTGAAGTCGGCGGAGATGCAGGCGCCCTTCACGACAGGGACCGCACGGCCGCGGTTATCGATTTTGAGAATCCCGCAAGAAACGATTTCCTGGCCGTCAGCCAATTCCGGGTGGAGGTTCCCGGCGGCAAGCATTTTATCGTTCCGGATATCGTGCTTTTTGTCAACGGCATCCCCATGGTGGTGGTGGAATGCAAAAGTCCGAAACTGACCAATCCCATGGAAGAAGGGATCAACCAGCTTTTGCGATACTCCAACCTGCGGTCGGAAGTTGAAGAAGACGAGGGGTGCGAACGGCTCTTTTACCACAACCAGTTCATGATCAGCACATTCAAGCAGAAGGCTAGGGCAGCAACGGTCGGGGCCGGGTATGAACAATACATGGAGTGGAAAGATACCAGCCCGGTTCCCATGAGCAAAGTTGCCGGATCGCTGGACAAACATCTGCGGGAAGACAGCTCCAATGTGGTTTTCACCATGGTACAGAAATACCAGGAAAAAGCGCCGGATACCGACGACTATGAAATTCCCAAACCCCACATGCTGAAGGCGGCCGCCCCTTCAGGCAAAAAGCCGGGCAAACACAAACTTCCTGCCAAGCCGATTCTGTTTCCGGTCTGGAACTCTTCCGAAAAAATACTGGTGCTGGTGGACGAAGCCCATCGGTCGCACACCAGCATGCTGCATGCCAATATGATTCAGGCCCTGCCCAACTGCGCCAAGATCGGTTTTACCGGAACGCCGATTATCGCCGGAAGAAGCAAAAAAAGAACCCATGAGATTTTCGGCGATTATATCGATCAATACACCATCGAGCAGTCCCAAAAGGACGGGGCTACGGTCAAGATTCTGTATGAGGGGCGCAAGGCCGAGGCAGCCGTGGAAGACGGCCGGACCCTGGATCAATTTTTTGACGATATGTTCCGGTCACGAACCGAAGAGGAACGAGAGGCCATCCGACGCCGGTACGGCACCGTGGTCCACATTCTGGAAGCCAAGGATCTCATCCAGGTCAAGGCCGAGGATATGCTGCTTCATTATGCCGCCAATATTATGCCCAACGGATTGAAAGCCCAGGTTGTGGCGGTCAGCCGCCGGGCGGCAATCCGGTATTATGAGGCCTTCAAAAAAGCCCAAAAAAAACTGCTAAGAAGGCTTGATTTGCTCGATCCGCAACTTTTTAATTTGTCATTGGATGCGCAGAAAGACCTGGATGAAGAAACCCGGTTTTTGATCGTTGCCAGGAAAAACAAAGACACACTGAAAAAACTTGAGTTCGCCGCCATCATCTCCGGCGATCATAACGATCCGCCGTCCTACAAGGCGCATACCGACAGGGCCAAACACGAAATCCTGGTGGGCAAGGACGGGCGTTTTAAAAAGCCTCTGGCCCAGGATAAGCTGGCCCTCATTATTGTCAAAAGCATGCTGCTGGTCGGATTTGACGTGCCGGTGGAACAGGTGATGTATCTTGATCGCTTTATGCACGGGCATGAGCTTTTGCAGGCCATTGCCAGGGTCAACCGGCGCTATCCGGGTAAAACCCGTGGACTGGTGGTCGATTATTACGGTGTGGGCGACCGGCTGACCGAAGCCCTGGAGATGTATTCCAGTGTTGATATTCAGGGTGCTCTGGTTAACATTAAAGATGAACTTCCCAAGCTGGATGACCGGCACCGGAGGGTTATCGAGCTGTTTCGTTCTCGGGGGATCGATGATATTGCGGATATCGACGCCTGCGTGGATGAGTTGAGAGATGTGAAGCTTAGGGCGGAGTTTATCGGCAAGTTTGCTGAATTTATCGAAAGCATGGATATTATCCTGCCGCGTCCCGAAGCCCTGCCGTATATCTATGATATGAAGCTTTTAGGGTTCATCAACAAGACCGCAGCCAACCGTTACCGGGATTCGCAGCTCAATATCGCCGGGGTGGGCAATAAAGTTAAACAATTGATCGATGAGCATGTTATTGCCCAGGGCGTTGATCCCAAGATTCCGCCGATTTCGATTCTGGATAAAAATTTTGAAAAACAAGTGGGTGCCGTTAAATCTAAGAAATCCCAGGCCCTGGAAATGGAGCATGCCGTCAAATATTATATCGAAAAGCACCATCAGGAAGATCCCGCGTTTTATAAAAAGCTCAGTGAACGCTTAAAGGCGATCTTGGATGCCTTTTGCGACAACTGGGACACGCTGGCCGAGGAATTGCGAAAATTTATCCGTGAAGCCAGGAAAGGCCGGGAAGAAGACCAGACCGGCTTAGATCCAAAGACCCAGGCACCGTTTCTGGGAATCCTGATCGAAGAATACGATAAAAAGCCGGATGAGCAGACAATGAAGAGTTTCTGCGAGGCCGTGGTTGATATGGTGGATCATATCCGGCAGGAAATCCGGGTCGTCGACTTCTGGCGCAGCCGCCATGCCCAGGACATGTTGCGATTGTGGATCATCAATGAAGTGGATGATCTTAATCTGATTCCTTTTGAAAACCAGGAAAAGCTGGCCGATCGGTTTATGGAACTGGCCAAAGCGCTGCGCCTTTGGCAGGGTTATTTTGAACTCTTGGAAAGTGAAAAGTCCAAGGGAAGAGAGCATTTTGTATTCTGGTACAGAAAACAGCTTCAAAGGCAACTCAAAGGCCGCATTCCTCGTTATGATAAAAGAATCGGGGTCGCCGTAAAAGGGTTCAGAATTTTAGATCTGGGCCACCGCTGGGCTTCCTGCGGCCGCAACGGCGTAATCAGTTTTAACTGGCGTTCAATAATGGCACCGATCTGGGTTTTTGATTATATCCTGGTTCATGAAATGGTTCACAAGATTGAACGCAGGCATTCAAAAAAGTTCTGGAGTCTGGTGTCCCGTGTGATACCCGACTATGAAGAACATGCCCGCTGGCTCAATGAAAACGGCGCAAACCTTGATTTATAA
- a CDS encoding nucleotidyltransferase domain-containing protein has translation MNNSPIERGAQKTGLVPDSDQARWAIGEIKAILYSYMKWVHSLVMFGSYARGQAGHYSDVDFLVLLKKGEQLRKIKRILFDFTLKLNRKNTDPVKIQIVSFDEKQIEYLFELATPLAHAARHGVVIWDDGWFKTLLSRPYPKWPTREGAVEAFTRWIVWMYFRCAIDLKREMLRDHGPEGLCTQEKKCMGHFSGDILARVISRMLYVTLPARGFLPLTKPEAIKMALEAYGRSACRPVALAMNVLRKERGISYHEFQVLFPFARRLFRECVRACGPKNPKVIEALWSNANIYKYLRKGG, from the coding sequence ATGAATAACAGTCCTATTGAAAGAGGTGCCCAAAAAACCGGATTGGTTCCGGATTCGGATCAGGCCCGCTGGGCCATAGGTGAAATCAAGGCTATCCTCTACTCCTATATGAAATGGGTTCACAGTCTGGTGATGTTCGGCAGCTACGCCCGGGGGCAAGCCGGACATTATTCCGACGTCGATTTTTTAGTCTTGCTGAAAAAGGGTGAACAGCTTAGAAAAATTAAGAGAATTTTATTTGACTTTACGCTGAAACTTAACAGGAAAAACACAGACCCGGTTAAAATTCAGATCGTATCTTTTGATGAGAAGCAGATTGAGTATCTGTTCGAGCTTGCGACGCCACTGGCACATGCAGCTCGCCATGGTGTGGTTATCTGGGATGACGGCTGGTTTAAAACGCTCCTTTCCCGGCCATATCCCAAATGGCCTACCAGAGAAGGGGCGGTGGAGGCGTTTACACGTTGGATCGTGTGGATGTATTTTCGCTGTGCCATCGATTTAAAACGTGAGATGCTGAGGGATCATGGGCCGGAGGGGCTATGCACGCAAGAGAAAAAGTGCATGGGCCACTTTAGCGGGGACATTTTAGCGAGGGTAATTTCAAGAATGCTTTATGTGACATTACCCGCAAGGGGCTTTCTGCCGCTTACTAAACCCGAAGCCATAAAAATGGCATTAGAGGCGTATGGCAGGAGTGCCTGCAGACCGGTTGCGTTGGCGATGAATGTTCTCAGAAAGGAGCGGGGCATCAGCTATCACGAGTTTCAGGTACTTTTTCCATTTGCGCGCAGGTTATTTCGTGAATGCGTCAGAGCTTGTGGCCCCAAAAACCCAAAGGTTATTGAAGCGTTATGGAGTAATGCTAATATTTATAAGTACCTTAGGAAAGGCGGTTAA
- a CDS encoding zinc ABC transporter substrate-binding protein → MKLFGGVAFALLFGVVQLYPSACLGEKIPVVASIFPVADMVQSVGGEHVDVSFILPAGASPHTFEPKPSLVKTITAARIFFMVGAGLEFWAEKFVKLAGPGLTTVVLSEGVALIHSAGHHHENNAGSPYGKPGGSDHESGIANPHIWLDPVTAKSMVAKIVLALSQIDRQHEAFYQEQGRKYLVEIDRLDKRIKTTVETFKIRKFVAFHASWDYFARSYGLESVGVIEAAPGRNPTPIQIKHIVNQIRRHRIRAVFAEPQLNPRAAEVIAKEAGVSVLLLDPLGGPNLKDRSTYIDLMKYNLKVMQEAMQ, encoded by the coding sequence ATGAAACTTTTTGGAGGGGTTGCGTTCGCACTGCTTTTTGGGGTCGTCCAGCTATATCCTTCGGCATGCCTGGGAGAAAAGATCCCGGTGGTGGCCAGCATTTTTCCGGTGGCGGATATGGTGCAGTCCGTCGGCGGGGAGCATGTGGATGTCAGCTTTATCCTGCCGGCCGGCGCCAGCCCGCATACCTTTGAACCCAAGCCCAGCCTGGTAAAAACAATTACAGCGGCACGGATCTTTTTCATGGTCGGCGCCGGGTTGGAATTCTGGGCTGAAAAATTTGTCAAGCTGGCAGGACCCGGACTGACAACGGTCGTATTGTCCGAAGGGGTTGCTCTGATCCATAGCGCCGGTCATCATCATGAAAATAATGCCGGAAGCCCATATGGAAAACCGGGCGGTTCAGACCACGAATCGGGCATTGCCAATCCCCACATCTGGCTGGACCCGGTCACCGCCAAGTCGATGGTCGCCAAAATTGTTTTGGCCTTAAGTCAGATCGACCGGCAGCATGAAGCGTTTTATCAGGAACAGGGCCGAAAGTACCTGGTGGAGATTGATCGACTCGACAAGCGGATCAAAACGACCGTGGAAACTTTCAAAATCAGAAAATTTGTTGCCTTTCACGCTTCCTGGGATTACTTTGCCAGGAGCTACGGCCTTGAATCTGTCGGTGTCATCGAGGCCGCCCCGGGCAGAAACCCGACCCCGATTCAGATTAAACATATCGTGAATCAGATCAGACGGCATCGTATTCGGGCGGTGTTTGCCGAACCCCAGCTCAATCCCAGGGCCGCAGAGGTTATTGCCAAGGAAGCAGGGGTGAGCGTTCTGCTGCTGGATCCTTTGGGCGGTCCCAATCTGAAAGACCGCAGCACGTATATTGATCTGATGAAATACAACCTGAAGGTTATGCAGGAGGCCATGCAATGA
- a CDS encoding PIN domain protein, which translates to MILRIYIDTSVIGGCCDEEFAEWSLRLMQEFRDGLKIAVISDITLQELEIAPEIVRSQLKELPPACREYIILDDEAMQLAQAYLREGVLTDKYLLDAQHIAMATLNRVDVMVSWNFKHIVNLNRIRLYNSVNLKLGYPMIDIRSPREVLYEEL; encoded by the coding sequence ATCATATTGCGTATCTATATAGACACTTCGGTGATCGGCGGTTGCTGCGATGAAGAATTTGCAGAGTGGTCTTTGCGGTTGATGCAGGAGTTCCGGGATGGGCTAAAGATTGCTGTTATTTCGGATATTACGCTCCAGGAACTTGAAATCGCCCCGGAAATCGTGAGATCACAATTAAAGGAATTACCGCCTGCTTGCCGGGAGTATATTATCCTCGATGACGAGGCGATGCAGTTGGCACAAGCTTATCTTCGTGAAGGTGTGCTCACTGACAAATATCTGTTGGATGCGCAGCATATTGCGATGGCGACATTGAACAGGGTTGATGTTATGGTGAGCTGGAATTTCAAGCATATCGTCAACTTAAATCGAATCAGACTTTATAATTCCGTAAATCTGAAGCTTGGATACCCTATGATCGATATCCGTTCGCCAAGGGAGGTATTGTATGAAGAGCTTTGA
- a CDS encoding metal ABC transporter permease translates to MIEMFSFEFMQNAFMAGAMLSLVLAVVSFFVVLRRLSFIGVGVAHSAFGGVALGALLGISPTLTAIGFAVAVSNAIGYIGKQGKMSTDTAIGIFFSLAMALGVIFVGMSDHYNVDLFGYLFGNILAITRTDLIIIAVLSALVLLSISIFFKELLFVAYDREVAFVSGMPVTFLDHFFLTILALAVVISMKVIGIVLVSALLVIPGAAASQLTQRYVSMIAVAVVIALVSTIGGLFISYYADLASGATIVTLASAIFFLTFAVGRFRK, encoded by the coding sequence ATGATTGAAATGTTCAGTTTTGAATTTATGCAAAATGCCTTTATGGCCGGGGCTATGCTGAGTCTGGTGCTGGCGGTGGTCTCTTTTTTTGTTGTTTTGCGCCGGTTGTCATTTATCGGTGTGGGTGTCGCACACTCGGCTTTCGGCGGCGTGGCTCTGGGCGCACTGCTGGGCATTTCACCGACCCTGACGGCCATCGGCTTTGCCGTGGCGGTTTCCAATGCCATCGGCTATATCGGCAAACAGGGGAAAATGAGTACGGATACCGCCATCGGCATCTTTTTTTCGCTGGCCATGGCCCTTGGGGTTATCTTTGTCGGCATGTCGGATCACTACAACGTGGATCTTTTCGGTTACCTGTTCGGAAACATCCTGGCGATCACCCGCACGGATTTGATCATTATTGCCGTGTTGAGCGCGCTGGTGCTTTTATCGATAAGTATCTTTTTCAAGGAACTGCTGTTTGTGGCCTATGATCGGGAAGTCGCCTTTGTCAGCGGGATGCCGGTGACCTTTCTCGATCATTTCTTTTTGACGATCCTGGCCCTTGCGGTCGTCATCAGCATGAAGGTTATCGGCATCGTGCTGGTATCGGCGCTTCTGGTCATTCCCGGGGCGGCCGCATCCCAACTGACCCAGCGTTACGTTTCCATGATCGCCGTCGCCGTCGTTATTGCGTTGGTATCCACTATCGGCGGCCTTTTCATTTCTTATTATGCCGACCTTGCTTCCGGCGCCACCATTGTCACCTTGGCATCGGCCATTTT
- a CDS encoding restriction endonuclease subunit S, protein MGKIPKEWQFGSINNLAVNHDSRRIPLKQADRDKRQGDYPYYGASGIIDWIDEYLFDGDYVLLGEDGENIVSRELPLAFRVSGKFWVNNHAHIFDPLPGVDIQFFTELLEYTDYNKIVIGSAQPKLTQEGLGKLLFKIPTPSEQTRIADMLEAHDTRISAEEQYRDKLKLQKKGLMHDLLTGKVRVKV, encoded by the coding sequence TTGGGAAAAATTCCCAAAGAGTGGCAGTTTGGATCAATCAACAACCTTGCTGTAAACCACGATAGCCGGCGAATTCCACTCAAACAAGCTGACCGCGACAAACGGCAAGGGGACTATCCATACTATGGAGCTTCAGGTATCATTGATTGGATTGATGAATATCTTTTTGACGGCGACTACGTATTGCTTGGTGAGGACGGCGAGAATATAGTTTCCCGTGAACTTCCGTTGGCGTTTCGTGTGTCGGGTAAATTTTGGGTTAATAATCATGCTCACATTTTCGATCCATTGCCTGGAGTGGATATTCAGTTTTTTACAGAGCTGTTGGAATATACTGATTATAACAAGATAGTCATTGGTTCTGCTCAGCCAAAGTTGACACAAGAAGGCCTGGGAAAATTGTTGTTCAAAATACCGACGCCAAGCGAACAAACGAGGATTGCTGATATGCTTGAGGCTCACGACACCCGCATCAGCGCCGAAGAACAATACCGCGACAAGCTCAAACTCCAGAAAAAGGGCCTGATGCACGACCTGTTAACCGGCAAGGTCAGGGTTAAGGTGTAG
- a CDS encoding ABC transporter ATP-binding protein, which yields MKAAAIDTENEKAVYVDLHDVWVAFDSKWILKSIYFKCYAGEIFGIVGPNGGGKTTLLNVILGLVRPAKGSVKLFGQPPGKNSRLDIGYLPQISRADRTFPVTVLDVVLMGLYNRLGFFTRPDRKSKEVAMELLAQVHMAEHAHRPFGVLSGGQQQRVNIARALAAKPKLLILDEPSTGVDSVAQEDFYELLAKLRDEQGVSVIMVSHDIGMVTSQADRVACLNTQLHYHGEPDSCFAAQIQEKVYGKDMKVMVHDSKCATCYHRHENHD from the coding sequence ATGAAGGCTGCGGCGATAGATACTGAGAATGAAAAGGCCGTCTATGTGGATCTGCATGACGTTTGGGTGGCCTTTGACTCAAAATGGATATTAAAGTCGATATATTTCAAGTGCTATGCCGGTGAAATTTTCGGCATCGTCGGTCCCAACGGCGGCGGCAAAACAACCCTGTTAAATGTGATTTTAGGGCTTGTGCGGCCTGCCAAAGGGAGTGTGAAACTGTTCGGACAGCCCCCGGGCAAAAACAGCCGGCTCGACATCGGGTACCTGCCGCAGATTTCGCGTGCGGACCGCACCTTCCCGGTAACCGTGCTGGATGTCGTGCTGATGGGGCTATATAACCGGCTGGGATTTTTTACCCGGCCGGACCGCAAAAGCAAAGAAGTCGCCATGGAGCTGCTTGCTCAGGTACACATGGCCGAGCATGCTCACAGACCTTTCGGGGTACTGTCCGGCGGGCAGCAGCAGCGGGTGAATATCGCCCGGGCCCTGGCCGCGAAACCCAAGCTGTTGATCCTTGATGAGCCTTCGACCGGGGTCGACAGTGTGGCCCAGGAAGACTTTTATGAACTTTTAGCCAAACTCAGGGATGAGCAGGGCGTATCCGTCATCATGGTGTCCCATGATATCGGAATGGTTACGTCGCAGGCCGACCGCGTGGCCTGCCTGAACACGCAGCTTCACTACCATGGTGAACCCGATTCCTGTTTTGCAGCTCAAATACAGGAGAAAGTTTATGGAAAAGACATGAAGGTAATGGTCCACGACTCAAAATGTGCTACCTGCTACCACAGGCACGAAAACCATGATTGA